GAAGAACAGCCCGACCTGCTGCTGCAGATCGAGCCGAGCGCCCTGGGTGCGGCGGCGTATTGGCAGGACAACGGACTCAACGTGCTGGCCGATGCGGACGATGTGCTCGGCCTGGGCCGCAAGATCAACCTGGGCAACGTGCGGGCCAAGCGCTTGCCCGAAGGCCATAGCGATCGCGTGGCACGCACGCAGCGTGCCCTGCAGATCCTGGGTGTCAGCTGATGGTCACGCGCCTGATCATCCTACTGGCGCTGATTGCACTGCTCGTCGGTGGCTGCGTGTGGCAGGAGCAGCGCGTCAGCATTGCGCGCACAGAGCGCAAGCAAGCGCTAGACGCAAAAGCTGCCGCCGTCGCCGAACGCGACAGTGCAAGGGCTTCCACAAAAACCGTTGTCGAGTACGTCGACCGCGTGCAGATCGTGCGCGAAGCCGGCGCCACCATCACCCGCGAGATCCCGATCTATGTCACCCAGAAAGCAGACGCTGCTTGCGTTATCCCTGCTGGCTTTGTGCGGCTGCACGACGCCGCCGCCACGGGCAACCCTGCCGGGCCGCCCACCGGAGATCCTGATGCGCCGGCCGCCGGCATTACGCTCTCTAGCATTGCCGGCACCGTCGCCGACAACTACGCCAGCTGCCACATCACCGCCGCGCAGCTGAGCGCGCTGCAGGACTGGATCGACCTACATTCACCGGAGCCGGCGCCATGATCAAGCCCGCCAGCCTGCGCGCGCATCTGGTCGCTGCATTGCCAGACCTGGCACGCGATGCCGACCGGCTGCTGGTGTTCATCGACGCCGGCAGCCTGGTCAGCACGTTCCAGCCGGGGCTGTCGTTCGAGTACCAGTACACGCTCAACCTGATCTTGACCGACTACGCCGGCCACCCCGACAGCGTGATGCTGCCGCTGCTGCAATGGGTGCAGGTCAACCAGTCCGAGCTGCTGTCCAATACGTCGCGACGCGGCGAGATCGCCTTCGAGGCCGATATCCTCGCCAACGATGCCGTGGATCTGTCGATCAAGTTGCCGCTGACCGAGCGCGTGGTCGTGACGGCGAAAGATGGCGGCGGCTATGACATCACCCATGCACCCGAGCCGGTGATTGATCCGACATGGATGAGCTGACCGCGCTGGAGACCTGGGCCGCACCGCTGCTGGCGCGCCTGCAGGAGGGCGAGCGGCGCAAGCTGGCCCGCAAGATCGGCACCGCGCTACGGCGATCACAGAGCCAGCGCATCGGCAAGCAGCAAGCGCCCGATGGCACACCATATGCACCGCGCAAAGAGCAGTTGCGAGACAAAGCTGGCAGAGTCAAACGCAAGAAGATGTTCGCCAAGCTGCGACAGGCCAAATACTTCAAGGTCAGTGCAAGCCCCAACGCCGTGAGCGTGGGGTTTATGGGGCGCGTGTCGCGCATTGCGCACGTACATCAAGAGGGACTGACTGAGCAGGTCCGGCCTGGCGGCCCCAGGGCACGTTATGAAAAACGCGTGCTATTGGGATTGACTGCCAACGACCGTGGGCAGGTCCGCGCCATGCTCATCGAGCATCTGAGTCAGTAAGCACGCGTCCTACGTGGCGAGTCCGTTGGCTTGCAGCCATCGCGAAGGGACGCTAGACGCGTCCCCTTATCTGCTCGCCACATGGCCTCCTTCACCGCCGTCGATCTATCGAAACTCCAAGCACCAGATCTGATCGAAGCGCTGGACTTTGAGACGATCTTCGTGGAAGCGCTGGCTCAGTTCCGCCGCCTGATGCCTGAATTCTCCGCACTTACCGAAGCAGACCCGGTCTACAAGCTCCTGCAGCTGTTCGCCGCCCGCGAGCTGCTTATCCGCCAACGCGCCAACGACAAGGCACAGCAGACCATGCTCGCCTTCGCCACCGGTACCAACCTCGATCATCTGGGTGCGCTATTCGGTGTCGGGCGTCTGGTGCTCGATCCTGGCCAACCTGCAAACGGCATCGCACCGACCCTTGAATCGGACTTGGACTTCCGCCGCCGTATCCAGCTCGCACCCGAGGGCTTCAGCGTTGCCGGCCCCGAGGGCGCGTACATCTATCACGCACTCAGCGCGTCCGCAGATGTCATGGACGCCAGCGCGACCAGCCCCGCGCCTGGGCAAGTGCTGGTCACCGTGCAGTCGCGCACAGGCGATGGCACCGCGCCGCAGGAACTGCTGGACGAAGTAGCTGCGGTGCTCACTGATGCCGACGTGCGCCCCCTGACCGACGAGGTGGCGGTACGAAGCGCTCAGATCGTCCCGTACGCCATTCGCGGGCGCGTCTATACCTATGCGGGCCCAGACTCGGCGGTGGTCATGCGCGAGGCGCTACGCAGCCTGCAGGCCTATCTTGCCGAGGCACACCGTATCGGCCGCGACGTCCCCGAGTCCGCCATCAAGGCCAAGTTGTTCGTCGATGGCGTGCAGCGTGTTGAGCTGGACTCGCCTGCAGCCGACATCCGGATCAGCCGCACCCAGGCCGCCTACTGCACCGTGATCGACATCGTGCACGCCGGCATCGATGAGTAG
The window above is part of the Xanthomonas cassavae CFBP 4642 genome. Proteins encoded here:
- a CDS encoding phage tail protein; the protein is MIKPASLRAHLVAALPDLARDADRLLVFIDAGSLVSTFQPGLSFEYQYTLNLILTDYAGHPDSVMLPLLQWVQVNQSELLSNTSRRGEIAFEADILANDAVDLSIKLPLTERVVVTAKDGGGYDITHAPEPVIDPTWMS
- a CDS encoding phage virion morphogenesis protein, coding for MDELTALETWAAPLLARLQEGERRKLARKIGTALRRSQSQRIGKQQAPDGTPYAPRKEQLRDKAGRVKRKKMFAKLRQAKYFKVSASPNAVSVGFMGRVSRIAHVHQEGLTEQVRPGGPRARYEKRVLLGLTANDRGQVRAMLIEHLSQ
- a CDS encoding baseplate assembly protein translates to MASFTAVDLSKLQAPDLIEALDFETIFVEALAQFRRLMPEFSALTEADPVYKLLQLFAARELLIRQRANDKAQQTMLAFATGTNLDHLGALFGVGRLVLDPGQPANGIAPTLESDLDFRRRIQLAPEGFSVAGPEGAYIYHALSASADVMDASATSPAPGQVLVTVQSRTGDGTAPQELLDEVAAVLTDADVRPLTDEVAVRSAQIVPYAIRGRVYTYAGPDSAVVMREALRSLQAYLAEAHRIGRDVPESAIKAKLFVDGVQRVELDSPAADIRISRTQAAYCTVIDIVHAGIDE